The Nitrospinota bacterium genome includes the window ATGACGAGGATTTGCAGATAGTCACGGAATCTATAAACGCCACTAAGCGCGCGAAAGACCTCGCAAGACAGCTCCTTTCATTTTCGAAGGGGTCGGAGCCTGTAAAGAAGCTGTTAAGCCTCAAAGATCTCCTGATGGACTGCGTGTCGTTTTCTCTTCGGGGTTCGTTATCGAATTATTCGTTCGATATTGTCGACGACCTCTGGAACGTGGAGGCCGATGAAGGACAGCTTAACCAGGTATTCAATAATTTGATAATCAACGCGGAACAGTCAATGCCGGACGGCGGCGTGATAGATGTCTGCGCCTACAATATAAACATATCGTCGCACAGCGGGATACCTCTTCCACCAGGGAAGTATGTTCAGATTACGGTTGAGGATGCCGGCCACGGAATACCGGATGAATATCTCGACAAGATATTCGATCCCTACTTCACCAGTAAACAGAAGGGGAGCGGGCTCGGCCTTGCGTCAGCATATTCGATAATCAGGAACCACGGCGGATTTATCGATGTTGAATCCGATCTCGGAAAGGGGAGCAGGTTCCATGTATTCGTTCCGGCCAGCGATTTGGCGATAAATGAATACGCCTCTTCTCCAGCGCTTGTGAAAGGCCATGGGAGGGTTCTTGTTATGGATGATGAGGATGTCGTAAGGAATGTTCTCGGCAGGATGTTAAAGAGGCTGGGGTACGAGACGGAGTATGCCGTCGACGGCGAAGAGGCCGTCAGCATTTACAGGCAAAACCTCGAAAACGGCACCCGGTTTAAGGCGATAATTACCGATCTCACGATACCCGGCGGGATGGGGGGAGAAAAGGTCTTGAAAATCCTCAAGGAGGCCGACCCTGAGATCAAGGCGATAGCAACAAGCGGCTACGCGCTTGATCCCATAATGTCGGATTATCCCAAATACGGATTTGCCGGAATTCTTCAAAAACCTTTTGAAATGGAAAACCTAAGCGTGGTACTGGAAAAGGTGACGGCGGAGAACGGCGGGAAATCATAACTCCCCTTATTTGGCTCTAATAACAACTTAATAAAGAGCTTTCCGGGCCTATTCCAGCATTGGGGTATCGTTTCCCGTAACGGCTCGGTTATTATCAATGTAATGAAAACTCTTCTCCACTATCTGAAGCTGGTCGCGATAGTTGTAGGCGCAGGGACGCTCAGCGGCCTCTTTGTGATGCTTATCGCCCTGAGGGACAAGGGTGAGGTGGAGGTTCCCTACATAGAGAGGGAAGAGATAGTCACGGCCCTTGAGAAGATATCTTCGGTTGGGCTGAACCTCAAGATGACCGAACTTGCCTATCACGATCATCTGCCGCGAAATTATGTGATAAGCCAGAATCCCGAAGCGGGGAAGGGGCTAAAGCCGGGGCGGGATGTCCGTGTTGTTGTCAGCAAGGGTGTGCGTGATTTTGTCATGCCGGACGTAAGGGAGATGTCGCTTCGGCAGGCAAAAAACATTCTTTCCCAGCGCGGCATGAAGATCTCCCAGGTAGAGGAGGCGCATTCCGATGTGAAGGAGGGGTATGTCATCGTCCAGTCCCCTCCGAGAGGGAGAAGGATAGATAAGGAGGCGCGCGTGGAGCTTTTTGTCAGCATCGGCCCGTGGCCGGAAAAATTCATCCTCCCCGATTTCCGCGGGGACGCGGCGGGGGACGCGGCGAGCGAGATACAGATGGCGGGGTTGAAACTTGGAAAGCTCCGCTACTCCAGCGAAGGGGACGGTTTGCCGGATACTGTTGTGGCGCAGGAGCCGACAGCAGGTAAACCTGTAGAAAAGGATGAAGAGATATCACTCGTTATAAAGAAGGAGAAGTCCTCCGCATCAAAGAAGGGGCGAACCTATACCGTATACAACTACACGGTTCCTTCAAACGCCTCCGGCACCGTCCGCGTAAAGGCGGAGAACGTCGACGGCGAAAAGGATATCTATCTCCGCTCCCACAAGGGGGGACAGACGATATCCATCCTTGTGGAGGTTGCCGGCAAAACAACGGTAAGGATATTCCTTGGCGACGAGCTGATGGAAGTTAAGGATTTTCAGTAATCGCGGAATTTGACCCGACGGCGGCAAGGAATGGTAAACTAGACCTCGTTTTTTACAGGATATTCCTTGTTGCGTTAAAGAAATAGTTTTCGTATTTAGGGGAAAGACAAATGGCTCTAATAGCGCCCTCGATACTCTCGGCGGATTTCGCACGCCTCGGCGAAGAGGTAAAGGCGGTAGAGAAAGCCGGCGCCGACTGGATACATGTCGACGTCATGGACGGCCATTTCGTTCCGAACATAACCATCGGTCCGCTTGTTGTCTCCGCCGTAAGGCCTGTCACGAAACTCACGCTCGACGTGCATCTGATGATAGAGAACGTCGATACATACATACCGGAGTTCGCAAAGGCTGGCGCCGATTACATCACCATCCATCAGGAGGCGGGGAAACATCTCCACCGCTCGCTGATGATGATAAGATCGCTCGGTAAAAAAGCGGGTATCTCGCTAAATCCGGCCACGCCTGTGGAGAGCATCCGTTCCATCGCAAAGGAGGTGGACCTTGTTCTTCTCATGTCGGTAAATCCCGGGTTCGGCGGGCAGTCTTTCATCGAAAGCTCCATCGCCAAGGGGAAGGAGCTTAGAAAACTGCTCGATGAAACAGGCTCGAAGGCCCTTATCGAGATGGACGGCGGCATCGGCACCGGGAACGCAAAAACCGTCAGGGAAGAGGGTTGCGTAGATGTTATCGTCGCCGGCTCCGCGGTCTTCGGCTCGAAGGACTACGCGGACGTGATCGCAAAGCTGAGAGGGTAGCCTCCGGCGCATCGTGACCTATCTTTCATATAGATGAAAGCTTTTCCTGTAAACCATCCATGCGCATCCACATTTTTTTATTTAATGGAAAGTTGCAGATGGGGTAATAAAACCGGGTCAGCTTGAAAGCGTTTTGAGCGACTGCCTGATTATCTCCGATATGGAGAGTTCCTTTTCAGGCGCCGATACCGCCATTACCGCTTTTTCCGCCTGCGCCCTTTTGTAGCCGAGGTTCACGAGCGCTTCTACAGAATCCCGTATATCGGCGCTTCCCGACAGCGCGGTTCCGGCGCCGGTCGGCGGTGCCATTTTATCCTTCAGCTCGATTATGATCCTTTCGGCGGTCTTCTTGCCGAGGCCGTGAACGCGGGAGAGTTTCGCCACGTCGTTATTCGCGATTGCCGATTCGAGGTTGCTTGAGCTGATGCCGGAGAGTGTCTGTATAGCGAGCTTCGGACCGACGCGCGAGACGGTTATCAGTTTGTTGAAAACATCCTTCTCATCGGTATCGAAAAATCCGTAGAGGTGCAAAGCGTCTTCCCTGGCTATCGTGACAACATGAAGCCTTGCGTTCTCCCCCCTTTGCGGAAGTTTTTCATAGGTGTTGAGCGATATGAAAAGCCGGTACCCGACCCCACCTACATCGAGGATGACCTGCGTCGGTTTTTTCTCCGCCACAATTCCGGTAAGCAGGGCGATCATTTGAGCGCAAGCCTCTTCAACGCGGGCGCCGAATGTATATGGCATATCGCGACGCCGAGCGCATCGGCGGCATCGGCAGGCTTTGGAGCCTCTTTGAGCGAAAGGAGACGGCGCACCATCCCGGCGACCTGATGCTTCTCCGCCTTCCCGTGTCCCGTAAGCGCCTTTTTCACCTGAAGCGCGCTGTATTCATATACGGCGATGCCGCGGTTTACGGCGGGGAGCATCGCGGCTGAGCGCGCCTGACCAAGAAGCAGTGCCGATCTCGGATTCTCGGCGGTGAATATGTTTTCTATCGCCGCTTCGTCCGGAGAATATTTTTCGATTATTTCGCTGAAGCTCCTGTATATTTCACCCAGCTTTTCTGGGAGATTTTTGGACGGGTCTGTCTTTACCGCGCCGAAAGCGACGAGGGAAAGCCTGTTCCCTTTTTCCTCAACGAGCCCCCACCCCGCTATTCTGCTTCCCGGATCTATGCCAAGGGTAAGGATGTCCGTTACTCCGAAAGCTTCTTCATGATTTCGTCGGAGATGTCGAAATTTGCGTAGACCTTTTGAACGTCGTCGTGGTCCTCGATGCTATCCATCAGTTTGAGCATTGCCGCCGCTTTGCTCTCGTCGAGGCTTACGGTATTTTGAGGGATCATTGTCAGCTCGCATTCTGTCGGTTCCAAGCCTTTTTTCTGAATGGCTTCCCTTACCGCTTCGAAATTCGAGGGTTCGGTCCTTATCTCGTAAACATCATCTTCGGTCTTGATGTCCTCCGCCCCTGCTTCGAGAGCCAACTCTATCAGCTCATCTTCAGATATCTGGTCGACCGGAATTTCGATGTACCCCTTGTTGTCGAATAGATAGCTCACACTGCCGGTAGTCCCCATGCTCCCTCCGCTTTTGCCGAGAAGGAGCCGTATTTCCGGGAGTGTTCTGTTCTTGTTGTCTGTCGCGCACTGAATGAGGATGGCCACTCCCCCCGGCCCGTATCCTTCATAAGCGACCTCTTCTATCATCTGTCCGGGGAGTTCTCCCGTCCCTTTCTTGATGGCTCTGGTAATGTTATCGGCCGGCATGTTCACCGATTTCGCGGCGTACACGGCTGTTCTTAGCCTCGGGTTGGCATCTATATCTCCTCCTCCCGACTTTGCGGCAAGAGTTATCTCCTTGATATATTTTCCAAAAATCTTCCCCTTTTTCTGGTCGGCGGCCCCCTTTTTCCGTTTTATCGTCGACCATTTTGAATGACCTGACATCGTAATGCTCCCAAAAAGTAAGGTTGTATCTGTAATTTGCTGTTGAGAATGTTATCACAGCTGAAATGCGCCGCATAGCGGACAACTTTTTCCTCTGAGTTGATCTGATTTCTGCGGGGAGGCAGGCTCATCCTTTCCGGATTTTTTCGATATCCTCCTCCCCCTTCGCCTCTATCTTGCGGATGTCTGCTGAGTATCTTTCGGTGATGTCGTCACGTTCCGCCGGATTGGAGGTTTTTGACAACGCCTCCCGAAACATTATCTCCTCCTGGGCGAGCCTCGCGGCGGTTTTGGAGCGCACTTCGGCTATCCCCTTTCTTTGTTCGTCGGTCAGTTTGCGGTTCTCTCCACCGGATCTTTCCATGGCGAGTTCTATGGCGCTTTTCATTACTCCCTCCGATTCAGAAACATTCTTTTCCAGATGATACATTATTTCGCGCCGCTTATCTGGTCAAGTACGCGCGCGCAAGGTTATAATCCGGTCATGTCCGAATTGATCGAACCGCAGGGAGAATCGCCGGCAGATGTCGTCATTGATGAAAGCCTCAGGCCGAAATCGATCGACGATTACGTCGGGCAACAGAGGATAAAGGAAAACCTCAAGATATCGATAGCCGCCACGCGCAAACGTGGCGAAGCGCTCGACCACATCCTTTTTTACGGACCTCCCGGCCTCGGAAAGACCACTCTCGCCTACATAATGGCAAACGAGCTTGAAGTGAACATAAGGGCCACCTCCGGCCCTGCCATAGAAAAAGCGGGAGACCTCGCCGCAATACTTACCAATATCGAAGAGAACGAGATAGTCTTTATCGACGAGATACACAGGCTTGCCCCGCCGGTGGAGGAGATACTCTATCCCGCCATGGAGGACGGGAATATAGATCTCGTTATCGGGCAGGGCCCGTCGGCAAGGTCGGTAAAGCTGGAAATCCCGCCATTCACGCTGGTAGGAGCCACAACGCGAGCCGGGCTTTTAACCTCCCCTTTAAGGGACAGGTTCGGCATTGTTCACCGTCTCGAATTCTATACCGAGGGGGAGCTTGCGCAGATAGTCAAGCGTTCAGCCGGAATCTTAGGCGCTCCTCTCGACGATGAAGGGGCAAGGGAGATCGCGCGCCGCTCGCGGGGAACCCCCCGCATCGCCAACCGGCTCCTTAGGCGCGTCCGTGATTACGCGGAGGTAAAGGGTGACGGCAGGGTAACCATGGAGATAGCGGGTCTCGCGCTCCGCATGATAGATATCGACGAAATGGGATTCGACAGAATGGATAGAATGCTTCTCCTTGCGATAATAGAAAAGTTCGGTGGAGGTCCGGTAGGGCTGGATACGCTTGCCGCCGCCATCAACGAGGAGAAGGATACGATAGAGGATGTCCTGGAGCCGTATCTCATCCAGGAGGGATTTCTCCAGAGGACACCTCGCGGAAGGGTCGCCTGTGAAGCGGCATATCGTCACCTGAAAAAAAATCCCCCTTCACGACAAAAAGAGATCTTTTAGGGCTACTCGAAAGAAGCCCTTTTCGACAGAGCCGTCCGGGGAAAACAGCCTCTCTCCCCCAACGAAATCTAAAAAGAGACTGTAACGGATGTTGCGACACTCGTATTTCCGTTACAGACAAATATAGTTATTTTGTATATAATTTTCCAATCTGCGCTTTAGCACAGTTTAAACCAGCGGTGTCTCTCTTTTTGCGGTTTTAAGCTGGTTTTATTTTATTTATGGGGAGAGCT containing:
- the ruvC gene encoding crossover junction endodeoxyribonuclease RuvC, which translates into the protein MAGWGLVEEKGNRLSLVAFGAVKTDPSKNLPEKLGEIYRSFSEIIEKYSPDEAAIENIFTAENPRSALLLGQARSAAMLPAVNRGIAVYEYSALQVKKALTGHGKAEKHQVAGMVRRLLSLKEAPKPADAADALGVAICHIHSAPALKRLALK
- the rpe gene encoding ribulose-phosphate 3-epimerase, which codes for MALIAPSILSADFARLGEEVKAVEKAGADWIHVDVMDGHFVPNITIGPLVVSAVRPVTKLTLDVHLMIENVDTYIPEFAKAGADYITIHQEAGKHLHRSLMMIRSLGKKAGISLNPATPVESIRSIAKEVDLVLLMSVNPGFGGQSFIESSIAKGKELRKLLDETGSKALIEMDGGIGTGNAKTVREEGCVDVIVAGSAVFGSKDYADVIAKLRG
- a CDS encoding PASTA domain-containing protein; translated protein: MKTLLHYLKLVAIVVGAGTLSGLFVMLIALRDKGEVEVPYIEREEIVTALEKISSVGLNLKMTELAYHDHLPRNYVISQNPEAGKGLKPGRDVRVVVSKGVRDFVMPDVREMSLRQAKNILSQRGMKISQVEEAHSDVKEGYVIVQSPPRGRRIDKEARVELFVSIGPWPEKFILPDFRGDAAGDAASEIQMAGLKLGKLRYSSEGDGLPDTVVAQEPTAGKPVEKDEEISLVIKKEKSSASKKGRTYTVYNYTVPSNASGTVRVKAENVDGEKDIYLRSHKGGQTISILVEVAGKTTVRIFLGDELMEVKDFQ
- the ruvA gene encoding Holliday junction branch migration protein RuvA is translated as MPYTFGARVEEACAQMIALLTGIVAEKKPTQVILDVGGVGYRLFISLNTYEKLPQRGENARLHVVTIAREDALHLYGFFDTDEKDVFNKLITVSRVGPKLAIQTLSGISSSNLESAIANNDVAKLSRVHGLGKKTAERIIIELKDKMAPPTGAGTALSGSADIRDSVEALVNLGYKRAQAEKAVMAVSAPEKELSISEIIRQSLKTLSS
- the ruvB gene encoding Holliday junction branch migration DNA helicase RuvB, encoding MSELIEPQGESPADVVIDESLRPKSIDDYVGQQRIKENLKISIAATRKRGEALDHILFYGPPGLGKTTLAYIMANELEVNIRATSGPAIEKAGDLAAILTNIEENEIVFIDEIHRLAPPVEEILYPAMEDGNIDLVIGQGPSARSVKLEIPPFTLVGATTRAGLLTSPLRDRFGIVHRLEFYTEGELAQIVKRSAGILGAPLDDEGAREIARRSRGTPRIANRLLRRVRDYAEVKGDGRVTMEIAGLALRMIDIDEMGFDRMDRMLLLAIIEKFGGGPVGLDTLAAAINEEKDTIEDVLEPYLIQEGFLQRTPRGRVACEAAYRHLKKNPPSRQKEIF
- a CDS encoding YebC/PmpR family DNA-binding transcriptional regulator, coding for MSGHSKWSTIKRKKGAADQKKGKIFGKYIKEITLAAKSGGGDIDANPRLRTAVYAAKSVNMPADNITRAIKKGTGELPGQMIEEVAYEGYGPGGVAILIQCATDNKNRTLPEIRLLLGKSGGSMGTTGSVSYLFDNKGYIEIPVDQISEDELIELALEAGAEDIKTEDDVYEIRTEPSNFEAVREAIQKKGLEPTECELTMIPQNTVSLDESKAAAMLKLMDSIEDHDDVQKVYANFDISDEIMKKLSE